Proteins encoded by one window of Carassius carassius chromosome 30, fCarCar2.1, whole genome shotgun sequence:
- the LOC132110420 gene encoding macoilin-2-like, which yields MKRRNVDCSKLRRPLKRNRITEGIYSSTFLYLKFLVVWALVLLADFVLDFRFEYLWPFWLFIRSVYDSFRYQGLAFSVFFVCVAFTSDIICLLFIPVQWLFFAASTYVWVQYVWHTERGVCLPTVSLWILFVYIEAAIRFKDLKHFHVDLCRPFAAHCIGYPVVTLGFGFKSYVSYKMRLRKQKEVQKENEFYMQLLQQALPPEQQLIQRQEREAEEAAAASKGIHDVDSPAVAQNGSAGGKKPSSNTLPELEYREKERGKNESKKQHNQNHPSSMLPSVDSKAQEMEYMENHVNSKRLSSSDLLGSTENLLKDEHSSSSSSSSSSNSNKNYKNANGGGGGVSSSPRGHGTANGSVPSSSGPSSSASSSSKGERKQKCGGGKNRDPVENCIPNNQLSKPEALVRLEQDVKKLKADLQASRQTEQDLRSQLGSLGSSERSIRSELGQLRQENELLQNKLHNAVQAKQKDKQTVGQLEKRLKAEQEARAAAEKLLAEEKKRKKLEEATAARAVALAAATRGECTESLRRRISELETEYKKLTLDIKVKEEQIRELELKVQELHKYKENEKDTEVLMSALSAMQDKTQHLENSLSAETRIKLDLFSALGDAKRQLEIAQGQILQKDQEIKDLKQKIAEVMAVMPSVVYSADTGSMTPVTPHYSSKFMDTGPSGLDPNASVYQPLKK from the exons ATGAAGCGGCGCAATGTGGACTGCAGCAAGCTCCGACGGCCCTTAAAACGGAACCGAATCACCGAGGGGATCTACAGCAG TACGTTCCTGTACCTGAAGTTTCTGGTGGTCTGGGCGCTGGTGCTGCTGGCAGACTTTGTCCTGGACTTCCGCTTCGAGTACCTTTGGCCTTTCTGGCTCTTCATTCGCAGTGTTTATGACTCCTTCAGATACCAGGGCCTG gctttttcagtgttttttgtgtgtgtggcattCACATCAGATATTATATGTCTGCTGTTCATCCCAGTGCAGTGGCTGTTCTTTGCAGCCAGCACATATGTGTGGGTACAGTACGTCTGGCACACAG AACGAGGGGTCTGCCTCCCCACCGTATCGCTATGGATACTTTTTGTTTATATCGAGGCAGCTATCAGATTTAAAGATTTGAAACACTTCCACGTGGACTTGTGTCGTCCGTTTGCAGCACACTG TATCGGGTACCCGGTGGTAACGCTGGGCTTTGGTTTTAAGAGTTATGTAAGTTATAAGATGCGTCTGCGGAAACAGAAGGAGGTGCAAAAAGAAAACGAATTTTACATGCAGCTGCTGCAGCAGGCGTTACCTCCAGAACAGCAGCTCATACAGAGACAAGAGAGAGAAGCAGAGGAGG CAGCAGCAGCATCTAAAGGCATTCATGATGTAGACTCTCCAGCTGTGGCACAGAACGGCTCGGCGGGCGGTAAAAAGCCATCATCCAACACCTTACCAGAGCTGGAATACAGAGAGAAAGAACGAGGCAAGAACGAGTCCAAAAAGCAACACAACCAGAACCATCCCAGCAGCATGTTACCATCAGTGGACAGTAAAGCTCAGGAGATGGAGTACATGGAGAACCACGTGAACAGTAAGAGACTGAGCAGCTCAGATCTGCTGGGCAGCACTGAGAACCTGCTGAAAGATGAACACTCTTCAtcgtcctcctcttcctcctcctccaactccaacaaaaattacaaaaatgccaACGGAGGAGGAGGGGGAGTGAGCTCCTCGCCCCGGGGGCACGGAACAGCCAATGGCAGTGTGCCATCTTCCTCTGGGCCTTCGTCGTCCGCCTCTTCCTCAAGTAAAGGAGAACGGAAACAGAAGTGTGGAGGAGGGAAGAACAGAGACCCTGTGGAAAACTGCATTCCCAACAATCAGCTGAGCAAACCCGAAGCGCTCGTCAG gctGGAGCAAGATGTTAAGAAGCTGAAGGCAGACCTGCAGGCTAGCAGACAGACTGAACAGGATCTGCGCAGTCAGCTGGGCTCTCTAGGCAGCTCTGAACGCAGCATACGCTCTGAGCTCGGACAGCTGCGACAGGAGAACGAACTACTGCAAAACAA ACTTCATAACGCCGTGCAGGCGAAGCAGAAGGACAAGCAGACAGTGGGGCAGCTGGAGAAGCGTCTGAAGGCAGAACAGGAGGCTCGTGCTGCAGCAGAGAAACTGTTAGCAGAGGAAAAGAAACGCAAGAAGCTGGAGGAGGCCACAGCGGCCCGTGCAGTCGCTCTCGCTGCGGCAACCAG AGGTGAGTGCACAGAGTCTCTGAGGAGGAGGATTTCTGAGCTGGAGACGGAGTATAAGAAACTCACGCTTGACATCAAGGTGAAAGAAGAACAAATCAGAGAGCTGGAGCTCAAAGTTCAA GAGCTACATAAATATAAGGAAAATGAGAAGGACACAGAGGTTCTGATGTCAGCGCTGTCAGCGATGCAGGATAAAACCCAGCACCTGGAAAACAGCCTCAGCGCTGAGACCCGAATCAAGCTGGACCTCTTCTCTGCCCTCGGAGATGCTAAGAGACAGCTGGAGATTGCACAAG GTCAAATTCTGCAGAAAGACCAGGAGATTAAAGACCTGAAGCAGAAGATAGCTGAGGTCATGGCCGTCATGCCCAGTGTGGTGTATTCCGCAGATACGGGCAGCATGACCCCAGTCACGCCCCATTACTCCTCCAAATTCATGGACACCGGTCCATCAGGACTGGACCCCAATGCATCTGTTTACCAGCCCCTGAAAAAATGA